From a region of the Helianthus annuus cultivar XRQ/B chromosome 5, HanXRQr2.0-SUNRISE, whole genome shotgun sequence genome:
- the LOC110941147 gene encoding uncharacterized protein LOC110941147 has protein sequence MNNTGAASGPAIQLVPPINHNHHHHHHQQQHTIVPIVTPPAPPPAPPPPNLPRSDLLNGSRVDYIKIGVPLYEAAIKGDWKAAKPILDKRPDVIRSAITENYETLLHVAASAESTKAVEEFVANLVPLMDKKDLELQNKNYNTALSLAAAAGNVKTAKIMVDKNPAVAEIPGNNRTMPLYMAALFAKPEMARYLYGISKKMGGDYWSHDNRGWVLQKCVESDIFDVALKIVADRPELLVKKGLLTDVLLALAQKPKALKGKKLHVVFRIIKSIFGVFHVKVGSGEKESEALQLLRIIWENIATMAKTEIDDIIRGPPQRVGNTIKGYPSRVLFVAAKMGNTRFIVELIRSYPDLIWKQDDKGKTIFHLAIKRRQEKIYNLLYEIGAMKDLITPIKDKKGNNMLHMVSKSAKQSRFQNVSGVALQMQRELLWYKEVERMIPPQYRQRKNGDNITPRDLFTKKHEKLVNKGEDWMKHTASECMVVATLITTIVFAAAFTVPGGYNQDTGIPFFRKEPALIIFVIADAVSLISSSTSILMFLAILTSRYAERDFLESLPRKLLFGLATLFLSIVTMMIAFSASFFVLYDKKVKWVPITITGLAGMPVILFAILQFRLLGDVFYSTYRSRYLFKPKKRILYF, from the exons ATGAACAACACAGGTGCAGCCTCTGGTCCTGCAATTCAACTGGTTCCCCCCATTAAtcacaatcaccaccaccaccaccatcagcaGCAGCATAcaattgttcccattgttacacCACCAGCGCCACCACCAGCGCCACCACCACCCAACCTACCTCGTTCAGATCTGCTTAATG GAAGTAGAGTAGACTACATCAAGATTGGTGTTCCACTTTATGAAGCAGCAATCAAAGGAGATTGGAAGGCTGCTAAACCAATTCTTGACAAACGCCCCGATGTGATACGTTCTGCCATCACCGAAAATTATGAAACATTGCTCCACGTTGCAGCATCAGCAGAAAGCACTAAGGCTGTGGAAGAATTTGTGGCGAATCTAGTACCTTTGATGGACAAAAAAGATTTGGAGCTACAAAACAAAAATTACAATACTGCCCTCAGTTTAGCGGCTGCGGCAGGAAATGTTAAAACAGCAAAGATAATGGTGGATAAGAATCCTGCTGTGGCTGAAATCCCTGGTAATAATCGAACGATGCCACTCTATATGGCTGCTTTATTTGCAAAACCTGAAATGGCGAGGTATTTGTATGGTATCTCTAAGAAAATGGGAGGCGATTATTGGTCACATGATAATCGTGGTTGGGTCCTACAAAAATGTGTTGAATCTGATATCTTTG ATGTTGCTCTAAAGATAGTTGCTGATCGCCCGGAGCTACTTGTCAAGAAGGGGTTACTTACCGATGTTCTCTTAGCTTTGGCTCAGAAGCCTAAAGCATTAAAAGGAAAAAAACTACATGTtgtcttcagaatcatcaagtcTA TTTTTGGAGTGTTTCATGTGAAGGTAGGGTCCGGTGAAAAAGAAAGTGAAGCCCTGCAATTATTAAGAATAATTTGGGAAAACATTGCCACGATGGCTAAGACAGAGATTGATGACATAATCCGAGGTCCACCTCAAAGGGTGGGAAATACAATAAAAGGCTACCCTTCTCGAGTACTTTTTGTTGCTGCTAAAATGGGCAACACAAGGTTTATAGTTGAGCTCATTCGATCGTATCCTGATCTAATATGGAAACAAGATGACAAAGGAAAGACTATATTTCACTTAGCGATCAAACGTCGGCAAGAAAAGATCTATAATTTGTTATATGAGATTGGTGCAATGAAAGATTTAATAACCCCTATTAAAGACAAAAAAGGCAATAACATGTTGCATATGGTCTCAAAGAGTGCTAAGCAAAGCCGATTTCAAAATGTGTCTGGAGTTGCTTTACAAATGCAACGGGAATTGTTATGGTACAAG GAGGTAGAGCGAATGATCCCACCTCAATATAGACAGAGGAAGAATGGAGACAATATAACACCACGAGACTTATTCACTAAGAAACATGAAAAGTTGGTAAACAAAGGCGAGGATTGGATGAAACATACAGCGTCTGAGTGCATGGTGGTTGCAACCCTCATAACCACAATCGTTTTTGCAGCCGCTTTCACAGTTCCGGGTGGATACAACCAGGACACCGGTATTCCTTTCTTTCGCAAAGAACCAGCCCTCATTATTTTTGTTATCGCAGACGCTGTTTCTTTAATATCCTCATCAACCTCGATCCTCATGTTCTTAGCTATCCTTACATCACGATATGCTGAACGTGATTTCTTAGAGTCATTACCCAGAAAGCTGTTGTTCGGGCTTGCAACGCTCTTCCTCTCTATCGTGACCATGATGATTGCATTTAGTGCGAgtttctttgtactttatgatAAAAAGGTGAAATGGGTACCTATCACTATCACTGGTTTGGCTGGCATGCCAGTCATTCTATTCGCCATACTGCAGTTTCGTCTTCTAGGGGATGTTTTCTACTCGACGTATCGATCTAGATATCTTTTCAAGCCTAAGAAACGTATCCTTTACTTCTAA